In a single window of the Streptococcus ilei genome:
- a CDS encoding class I SAM-dependent methyltransferase, with protein MAANIQAYLENLKQPWGQIYYDILFEQLKDIKGKRVLDFGSGFGLVANHLAQDNEVLAVEPNEEMVALRVQDYPYQQLVGSLDQLAILEDASFDVILCHNVLEYVEDRKLVLEEFTRLLKPGGLLSIVKHNEVGRVLQTVVFENDTQKALDLLAGQDLETHSMGLAQAYDLDRTVEDLALEVQDYQGIRVFYALQDNRYKGQEGWGESMLQMELAVCQESPYKDITFFQHFRLKRS; from the coding sequence ATGGCAGCTAATATTCAAGCCTATTTAGAAAACCTCAAGCAACCCTGGGGACAGATCTATTATGATATCCTTTTTGAGCAATTAAAAGACATCAAAGGAAAGCGGGTGCTTGACTTCGGCAGTGGCTTCGGCCTTGTAGCCAACCACTTGGCGCAAGACAATGAAGTCCTTGCTGTGGAACCCAATGAGGAAATGGTAGCCTTGCGGGTCCAGGATTATCCCTATCAACAACTCGTCGGAAGTCTGGACCAGTTGGCAATCCTTGAAGATGCCAGCTTTGATGTCATCCTTTGCCACAATGTCTTGGAGTATGTAGAGGATCGCAAGCTGGTTCTTGAAGAATTTACCCGTCTCTTGAAACCAGGAGGCCTGCTCTCTATCGTCAAGCACAATGAGGTTGGCCGCGTCCTGCAGACGGTGGTCTTTGAAAATGATACTCAGAAGGCCCTCGATTTGCTAGCAGGCCAAGATCTGGAAACCCACTCCATGGGCTTGGCCCAGGCCTATGATCTAGATAGAACAGTCGAAGACCTAGCTCTTGAAGTCCAGGACTACCAAGGAATTCGAGTTTTCTATGCCTTGCAGGACAACCGCTACAAAGGCCAAGAAGGCTGGGGAGAGTCTATGCTTCAGATGGAGCTAGCAGTCTGCCAAGAGTCCCCTTACAAGGATATCACTTTCTTCCAGCACTTTCGGTTAAAAAGGAGTTAA
- the addA gene encoding helicase-exonuclease AddAB subunit AddA produces the protein MKPIEFLSPSQIQDLQVQEAQSDKEPKRTPEQIEAIYSSGTNILVSASAGSGKTFVMVQRILDQLHRGISIQQLFISTFTVKAATELKERLEKELEKSLKATKDEELKRHLAQQIAELPTSDIGTMDAFTQRLVSKYGYLLGLSPTFRILQSASEQSLLKNDCFEQVFEQFYEEQGPERLFSRLVKNFTGKGKSLAGFKDQVYALVDFLQSTADPLAWLEESFLKGYQDLDYDEALDQLAQEVKEQLFELESFFTFHLANEGQAFSGAKYQENVTAIQDWIARLNEKSSQEAIFEVLERVVLISRASGGRSLTITTRKEDLKELATAFNDERKERIEALRAAASQHYQLTYQIRFKDEPLPLLVLLRDFVQAFSIAYLERKKQENAFEFGDISHFAIQILEEFPHIRSLYQERYHEVMVDEYQDTNHTQERMLELLSNGHNRFMVGDIKQSIYRFRQADPQIFNDKFKAYQEEGADGKLILLKENFRSHVEVLEATNHVFERLMDEEVGEILYDQSHRLIAGNPEKKEPTPAYETEFLLYDGSQDATETGEEEEQEGDNLSSGEVLLVIKEIIRLHNEEGVNFKDITLLTASRTRNDKVLSAFEAYQIPIVADGGEENYLQSVEVMVLLDTLRTINNPLQDYPLVALMKSAMFEFDEDQLARLALQGVEGKKAENLYEKLQHALYQTGSAPQLIDSSLREKLTRFMETLDAWRDYAQTHSLYDLLWKIYQDRHYYDYVGALPNGAQRQANLYALTLRANDFESSSFKGLPRFISMIDKILENQHDLANVAQAVPKDAVQLMTIHKSKGLEFPYVFILNTDKKFVGKELSTNAVISRKNGVGIKYIANLPVESDQEGFPEAVRLVIETLPYQRNVEEIRLAALSEQMRLLYVAMTRAERKLYLVGKGRQDKLEERKWGASVNGRLSPALRKEINCFQDWLYAIQAVFAQQHLAYQTRFVTDQDLTPEQIGHLELKTSLPVDDLKDNRQSEEIRRALDVLESVDRLNTQYQAAIQLPSVRTPSQIKKFYEPIQDFEGVDLMEKADVPLPSFEFPNFGKEEVVTGAAVGSALHELMQRIPLTMMPTIESLVMILQEVNTSPAVKKRIDLKKVLAFFQTDLGQLLLKESGKVHREAPFAMLKTDPASGQDFVVRGILDGYLLLEDRILLFDYKTDRYRNPQDLLDRYQAQLELYAEALRRSYGIDCIESYLILLGGEQLQVVSLADRKD, from the coding sequence ATGAAACCAATTGAATTTCTAAGTCCCAGTCAGATTCAAGACCTCCAAGTCCAGGAGGCCCAGTCTGATAAGGAACCAAAGCGGACACCTGAGCAGATAGAAGCTATCTATTCGTCAGGAACCAATATCCTAGTCTCAGCTTCGGCCGGTTCTGGGAAGACTTTTGTCATGGTCCAACGGATCCTGGATCAATTGCACCGAGGGATTTCCATCCAGCAATTGTTTATCTCAACCTTTACGGTCAAGGCAGCGACCGAGCTCAAGGAACGCTTGGAAAAGGAATTGGAGAAAAGCCTCAAGGCTACCAAGGATGAGGAGCTCAAGCGCCACCTGGCCCAGCAAATTGCAGAATTACCAACTAGTGATATCGGGACCATGGATGCCTTCACGCAGCGGCTGGTCTCCAAATATGGCTATTTATTAGGCCTCTCGCCGACCTTCCGTATCCTCCAAAGTGCAAGTGAGCAGTCCTTACTCAAGAATGACTGCTTCGAGCAAGTCTTTGAGCAGTTTTATGAGGAGCAAGGGCCAGAACGCCTCTTTAGTCGCTTGGTTAAGAACTTTACAGGAAAGGGCAAGTCGCTAGCAGGTTTTAAGGATCAGGTCTACGCCCTAGTAGACTTCTTGCAATCTACTGCGGATCCTCTCGCCTGGTTGGAGGAGTCCTTCCTCAAGGGTTATCAGGATCTGGACTATGACGAAGCATTGGATCAGTTAGCCCAAGAGGTAAAAGAGCAACTCTTTGAATTGGAATCTTTCTTTACTTTCCATCTGGCTAATGAAGGACAAGCATTTTCAGGGGCCAAGTACCAAGAAAATGTCACCGCTATTCAAGACTGGATTGCTCGTCTTAATGAGAAATCCAGCCAGGAAGCAATTTTTGAGGTCTTGGAGCGGGTGGTCTTGATCTCCCGTGCCAGCGGCGGACGAAGTCTGACCATCACGACACGAAAAGAAGACCTGAAAGAGCTAGCGACTGCCTTTAATGACGAACGCAAAGAACGCATCGAAGCCTTGCGGGCAGCAGCTTCCCAGCACTACCAACTAACCTATCAGATTCGCTTCAAGGATGAACCCTTGCCTTTGCTAGTCTTGCTCAGGGATTTTGTCCAAGCTTTCTCGATTGCCTATTTGGAGCGCAAGAAGCAGGAAAATGCCTTTGAATTTGGCGATATCAGCCATTTTGCCATCCAGATTCTTGAAGAATTTCCTCATATCCGCAGTCTCTATCAGGAGCGCTACCACGAGGTCATGGTCGATGAGTATCAGGATACCAACCACACTCAAGAGCGGATGTTGGAGCTCCTGTCTAATGGCCACAACCGCTTCATGGTGGGAGATATCAAGCAGTCTATCTACCGCTTCCGTCAGGCTGATCCTCAGATTTTTAATGACAAGTTTAAGGCCTACCAAGAAGAAGGGGCAGATGGCAAATTGATCCTACTCAAGGAGAATTTCCGGAGCCATGTAGAGGTCTTAGAAGCGACCAACCATGTCTTTGAACGTCTCATGGATGAGGAAGTTGGAGAGATCCTCTATGACCAGAGTCACCGCTTAATTGCGGGCAATCCGGAGAAGAAAGAGCCGACGCCAGCTTATGAGACGGAGTTCCTGCTCTATGATGGCAGTCAGGACGCAACTGAAACAGGTGAAGAAGAGGAGCAAGAAGGGGATAACCTATCCTCAGGTGAAGTCCTTTTGGTCATCAAGGAGATCATCCGCCTCCACAATGAAGAAGGAGTAAACTTCAAAGATATCACGCTTTTGACGGCTTCACGGACCCGTAACGACAAGGTGCTTTCAGCCTTTGAAGCCTATCAGATTCCTATCGTTGCGGACGGGGGAGAGGAAAACTACCTCCAGTCTGTTGAGGTCATGGTCCTCTTGGATACCCTCCGGACCATTAACAATCCCTTACAGGACTATCCCTTGGTGGCCCTCATGAAATCAGCCATGTTTGAATTTGACGAGGACCAGTTAGCTCGCTTAGCTTTACAGGGAGTTGAAGGCAAGAAAGCAGAAAATCTCTATGAGAAATTGCAACATGCCTTATACCAGACTGGAAGTGCTCCTCAGTTGATCGATTCAAGCTTAAGAGAGAAACTCACTCGCTTTATGGAGACACTGGATGCCTGGCGTGACTATGCCCAGACGCATTCTCTCTATGACCTGCTTTGGAAGATTTACCAGGATCGCCACTACTATGATTATGTGGGTGCCTTGCCGAATGGAGCCCAACGGCAGGCCAATCTCTATGCCTTGACCCTTCGGGCCAATGATTTCGAAAGCTCTAGCTTCAAGGGGTTGCCTCGCTTTATCTCCATGATTGATAAGATCTTGGAAAACCAGCACGACTTGGCCAATGTTGCCCAGGCAGTTCCTAAGGATGCTGTCCAACTCATGACCATCCATAAGAGCAAGGGACTTGAGTTCCCCTACGTCTTTATCCTCAACACCGATAAAAAGTTTGTCGGAAAAGAACTGTCTACCAATGCCGTTATCAGTCGGAAAAATGGGGTGGGCATCAAGTATATTGCGAATCTTCCTGTCGAATCTGATCAAGAGGGATTTCCTGAGGCGGTTCGATTGGTCATTGAGACCCTACCTTACCAGCGAAATGTCGAGGAAATTCGTCTGGCAGCCTTGTCGGAGCAGATGCGCCTTCTCTATGTCGCTATGACTCGGGCAGAGCGTAAGCTCTATCTTGTTGGTAAGGGCCGCCAGGATAAGCTGGAAGAGAGAAAATGGGGAGCCAGTGTCAATGGACGCTTGAGCCCAGCTCTTCGCAAGGAGATCAATTGTTTCCAAGACTGGCTCTATGCCATTCAGGCAGTCTTTGCCCAGCAACACTTAGCCTATCAGACCCGCTTTGTGACCGACCAAGACTTGACGCCGGAGCAAATCGGTCACTTGGAGTTGAAGACGTCCCTCCCAGTCGATGACCTGAAGGACAACCGCCAATCAGAAGAGATTCGCCGTGCCCTGGATGTCTTAGAATCTGTGGACCGGCTCAACACCCAGTACCAAGCAGCTATCCAACTGCCTAGTGTGAGGACCCCAAGTCAAATCAAAAAATTCTATGAACCCATCCAAGATTTCGAAGGAGTGGATCTCATGGAAAAAGCGGACGTTCCCTTACCAAGCTTTGAGTTTCCAAACTTTGGCAAGGAAGAAGTTGTGACAGGGGCAGCAGTCGGTAGTGCCCTGCATGAACTGATGCAACGTATTCCATTGACGATGATGCCAACGATAGAGAGCCTAGTAATGATTCTCCAAGAGGTCAATACCAGCCCAGCTGTCAAGAAGCGAATCGACCTCAAGAAGGTCTTAGCCTTCTTCCAGACTGACTTGGGCCAACTCTTGCTCAAGGAGTCAGGCAAAGTCCATCGTGAAGCCCCATTTGCCATGCTCAAGACGGATCCAGCTAGTGGTCAGGACTTTGTAGTCCGGGGGATCTTGGACGGCTACCTGCTTCTAGAAGATCGGATTCTTCTCTTTGACTACAAGACAGACCGTTACCGCAACCCTCAGGACTTGCTAGATCGTTACCAGGCCCAACTGGAACTCTACGCAGAAGCCCTCCGTCGCTCGTATGGTATAGACTGCATCGAATCGTATTTAATCTTACTAGGAGGCGAGCAATTGCAAGTCGTTTCTCTAGCAGATAGAAAGGATTGA
- a CDS encoding cystathionine beta-lyase, whose protein sequence is MMDYLNLALSYGGYTSLDKVYLDRILAGLTEEQKLQFITPPPSVINAYFAELYQKKSPEAATDYYEQVTEAFDLYQTHPSFEEEKPFVRLNLSGKAYGFCYREKGLAQVFAQQAEAVSMDLLFEIAQIFPHYLVYEEEGLIFMRLVREQEVVETKELSALSNLEELADGSIRLSGYNQDELVQLATAYPGKIAVRSKNRTAMIYIS, encoded by the coding sequence ATCATGGATTATCTTAACCTCGCCCTCAGCTATGGAGGCTATACCAGTCTAGACAAGGTCTATTTAGATCGGATCTTGGCGGGATTGACAGAGGAGCAGAAGCTCCAGTTTATTACACCACCACCGAGTGTGATCAATGCCTACTTCGCTGAGCTCTACCAAAAAAAGAGCCCAGAAGCTGCAACTGACTACTATGAACAAGTCACTGAGGCCTTTGATCTCTATCAGACACATCCCAGCTTTGAGGAGGAGAAACCCTTTGTCCGTCTCAATCTTTCAGGTAAGGCCTATGGTTTTTGCTACCGAGAGAAGGGACTGGCTCAAGTATTTGCCCAGCAAGCAGAAGCCGTCAGCATGGACCTCTTGTTTGAGATCGCGCAAATCTTTCCTCACTACCTCGTCTATGAAGAGGAAGGCTTGATTTTTATGCGCCTTGTTAGGGAACAAGAGGTAGTCGAGACCAAGGAATTGTCAGCTTTGTCGAATCTCGAAGAGCTGGCAGATGGTAGCATCCGTCTATCTGGCTACAACCAGGACGAATTGGTTCAATTAGCCACTGCCTACCCTGGAAAAATCGCTGTTCGATCTAAGAATCGGACCGCTATGATCTATATTAGTTAG
- a CDS encoding GNAT family N-acetyltransferase: MLEYKQEIPAMTDLVALYSSVGWTNYTNNPPMLEEAVKASLWQLAVYDEKELVAYIRLVGDGHSVLLVQDLLVRPDHQRQGIGKKLLEEALARFPHVYQRLLVTERSEKNLAFYQSLGFVELSEQACTGMIYSN; this comes from the coding sequence ATGTTAGAGTATAAACAAGAGATTCCAGCGATGACAGACCTAGTCGCACTCTACAGCTCAGTCGGCTGGACCAATTATACCAACAATCCACCCATGCTAGAAGAAGCTGTCAAAGCCAGTCTCTGGCAGTTAGCAGTCTATGATGAGAAAGAGCTCGTCGCCTACATTCGCTTGGTAGGTGATGGGCACTCTGTCCTGTTGGTGCAAGACCTCTTGGTGCGACCAGATCACCAGCGCCAAGGCATCGGAAAGAAACTCTTAGAAGAGGCTTTAGCAAGGTTCCCCCATGTCTATCAACGGCTTCTTGTCACTGAACGGAGCGAGAAAAATCTAGCCTTTTACCAATCCCTGGGCTTTGTCGAACTTTCTGAGCAAGCCTGTACAGGGATGATTTATAGTAATTGA
- a CDS encoding DUF4298 domain-containing protein, with translation MTPIERIQEMEGHLNAYQGLIEELEACLQRVEAGQSSYIALRDYYTSQVYMDDVELSNQPDFPEEVYCGVLSEDAVYDLLDEHYQKAVEMLDLATKMLKER, from the coding sequence ATGACTCCTATCGAACGAATCCAAGAGATGGAAGGCCATCTCAACGCCTACCAAGGTTTAATCGAAGAGCTTGAAGCCTGTTTGCAACGAGTGGAAGCTGGCCAGTCTAGCTATATCGCTCTTCGCGATTACTACACTAGCCAGGTCTATATGGACGATGTCGAACTGTCTAATCAGCCAGACTTTCCTGAAGAGGTCTACTGTGGCGTCTTATCGGAAGATGCCGTCTACGATTTGTTGGACGAGCATTACCAAAAGGCAGTGGAGATGCTAGACCTTGCGACCAAGATGTTAAAAGAACGATAA
- a CDS encoding SDR family NAD(P)-dependent oxidoreductase, with translation MRTIIITGASGGLAQEMIKLLPEDRLILLGRNQEKLEELYAGHPQAECIGLDITDSSAVQKLVEELIQRYGKIDVLVNNAGYGIFEEFDQITNEQIHAMFEVNTFALMNLSRLIGAHMKEAGKGHIVNIVSMAGLVATAKSSLYSATKFAAIGFSNALRLELMPFSVYVTTVNPGPIRTSFFDQADPDGSYVKAVDRYILEPGFVAKKIVKNFGKPKRELNLPWLLNLTYKLYTLFPRISDKLASKMFNYK, from the coding sequence ATGCGAACCATCATCATCACAGGAGCGAGTGGAGGCCTAGCTCAGGAAATGATCAAACTCCTCCCTGAAGACCGGTTGATTCTTTTAGGGAGAAATCAAGAAAAACTGGAAGAGCTCTATGCCGGCCATCCTCAGGCTGAATGCATTGGACTTGATATCACGGATTCTTCAGCTGTCCAAAAGCTTGTCGAAGAACTGATTCAGCGCTATGGAAAGATCGATGTCTTGGTCAACAATGCTGGCTATGGAATCTTTGAAGAGTTTGACCAGATCACCAATGAGCAAATTCATGCCATGTTTGAAGTCAATACCTTTGCATTGATGAACCTTTCACGCTTGATTGGTGCGCACATGAAGGAAGCAGGAAAGGGGCACATTGTCAACATCGTCAGCATGGCGGGCTTAGTTGCAACTGCTAAATCTAGCCTCTATTCGGCGACCAAGTTTGCGGCCATTGGCTTCTCTAATGCTCTGCGTTTAGAGCTCATGCCCTTTAGTGTCTATGTAACGACGGTCAATCCAGGTCCAATCCGGACTAGTTTCTTTGACCAGGCAGATCCAGACGGAAGCTATGTCAAAGCTGTGGACCGTTATATTTTGGAGCCAGGCTTTGTGGCTAAGAAGATTGTGAAGAATTTTGGAAAACCAAAACGCGAGCTCAATCTTCCTTGGCTCTTGAACCTGACCTATAAGCTCTATACCCTTTTCCCACGCATCTCGGACAAGCTAGCTAGCAAGATGTTCAATTACAAATAG
- a CDS encoding DUF3042 family protein, whose translation MAKGFGKGFVTGVAGTVAAVAGAVYTFKKKVIEPEEQKAAFIEENRKKAARRRVSH comes from the coding sequence ATGGCTAAAGGATTTGGTAAAGGTTTTGTTACTGGTGTTGCTGGTACTGTCGCTGCAGTTGCAGGAGCAGTTTACACTTTCAAGAAGAAAGTCATCGAGCCAGAAGAACAAAAAGCAGCTTTCATCGAAGAAAATCGTAAAAAAGCAGCACGCCGTCGTGTATCACACTAA
- the hflX gene encoding GTPase HflX, which produces MIETEKKQERVLIVGVELQDMENFDMSMEELASLAKTAGAEVVGVYTQKREKYDSKTFVGSGKLEEIAQMVDADEVSTVVVNNRLTPRQNVNLEEILGVKVIDRMQLILDIFAMRARSHEGKLQVHLAQLKYLLPRLVGQGIMLSRQAGGIGSRGPGESQLELNRRSVRNQITDIERQLKVVEKNREVVREKRLESSVFKIGLIGYTNAGKSTIMNALTSKTQYEADELFATLDATTKSIHLTGNLQVTLTDTVGFIQDLPTELVTSFKSTLEESKNVDLLVHVIDASDPNHEEHEKTVLQIMKDLEMLDIPRLTLYNKADKVEDFTPTQTPYRLVSAKDPDSRTKLQDILLEKMQELFQPFTIQVPFEQAYRIHELETMAILTERSYEETGEVLTGYIAPKNAWRLEEFYHHGLS; this is translated from the coding sequence ATGATAGAAACTGAGAAAAAACAGGAGCGGGTCCTCATTGTCGGGGTCGAACTCCAAGACATGGAAAACTTTGACATGTCCATGGAGGAGTTGGCCAGTCTAGCCAAGACAGCCGGAGCTGAAGTAGTCGGTGTCTACACTCAGAAGAGAGAGAAGTACGACAGTAAGACCTTCGTTGGCTCTGGAAAGCTAGAAGAAATTGCTCAAATGGTTGATGCTGATGAGGTTTCGACAGTTGTCGTTAACAACCGTTTGACCCCACGACAAAATGTGAATTTAGAAGAAATTTTGGGTGTAAAGGTCATCGATCGGATGCAACTCATCTTGGATATCTTTGCCATGCGGGCACGGAGCCACGAAGGCAAGCTCCAGGTTCATCTAGCCCAACTCAAGTATCTTTTGCCTCGTTTGGTGGGTCAAGGGATTATGCTCAGCCGTCAGGCTGGAGGGATTGGTTCACGTGGTCCAGGGGAAAGTCAGCTGGAGTTAAACCGCCGGAGTGTCCGCAATCAAATCACCGATATTGAGCGTCAACTCAAGGTAGTCGAGAAGAACCGAGAAGTGGTTCGAGAAAAACGCCTAGAATCTTCTGTTTTTAAGATTGGCTTGATTGGCTACACCAATGCAGGGAAGTCAACCATTATGAATGCTTTGACCAGTAAGACCCAGTACGAAGCAGATGAACTCTTTGCGACCTTGGATGCCACAACCAAGAGTATTCATCTAACAGGCAATTTACAAGTAACCCTGACAGATACGGTTGGCTTTATTCAGGACTTGCCGACAGAGCTGGTGACCAGCTTTAAGTCAACCCTAGAAGAAAGTAAAAATGTGGATCTCTTGGTCCATGTTATTGATGCCTCTGATCCCAACCATGAGGAGCATGAAAAGACAGTCCTTCAGATTATGAAAGATTTGGAGATGCTGGATATTCCACGCTTGACCCTCTACAACAAGGCAGACAAGGTCGAGGACTTTACCCCGACACAGACACCTTACCGCCTGGTTTCGGCCAAGGATCCCGATAGTCGAACTAAACTTCAGGACATTCTACTTGAAAAGATGCAAGAGCTCTTCCAGCCTTTTACGATTCAAGTACCTTTTGAGCAAGCCTATCGGATCCATGAGTTGGAGACTATGGCCATTTTGACCGAGCGTTCCTATGAGGAGACTGGCGAGGTCTTAACAGGCTACATCGCCCCTAAAAATGCATGGAGACTAGAGGAGTTTTATCATCATGGATTATCTTAA
- the miaA gene encoding tRNA (adenosine(37)-N6)-dimethylallyltransferase MiaA — MKNKIIVIVGPTAVGKTALAIEVAQRFQGEVISGDSQQVYRTLDIGTAKASPEEQAMAPHHLIDVREVTETYSAYDFVKEASQAIEEIQERGHLPIVAGGTGLYVQSLLEGYHLGGNVAHEDILAYRESLSPLTDEELFEQVAKEGIEIPQINRRRAMRALEIAHFGQDLENQAPAYEPYIICLDDDRPALYDRINRRVDLMVEQGLLEEAKWLYDNHPEVQAAKGIGYKELFPYFKGEQSLEEALEQLKQNTRRFAKRQLTWFRNRMTVHFYQIGEEGFKERVLQDIERFLDDRN, encoded by the coding sequence ATGAAAAACAAGATAATTGTGATAGTGGGACCGACCGCTGTTGGAAAAACAGCCCTCGCTATCGAGGTGGCCCAGCGCTTTCAGGGCGAGGTCATCAGTGGGGACAGTCAGCAAGTCTACCGCACACTAGATATTGGAACTGCCAAGGCTAGTCCAGAAGAGCAGGCGATGGCTCCCCACCATCTGATCGATGTCCGTGAGGTGACAGAGACCTACTCGGCTTATGATTTTGTCAAAGAAGCTAGCCAAGCCATCGAAGAGATTCAAGAACGGGGCCATCTTCCCATTGTTGCTGGAGGGACAGGTCTCTATGTCCAAAGTCTGCTCGAAGGTTATCATCTAGGAGGGAATGTTGCCCATGAGGATATCCTAGCCTATCGGGAGTCATTGTCTCCTCTTACGGACGAAGAACTGTTTGAACAAGTAGCGAAAGAGGGGATTGAAATCCCGCAGATCAATCGTAGACGGGCCATGCGGGCTTTGGAAATCGCCCATTTCGGTCAGGACTTGGAAAATCAAGCTCCAGCCTATGAGCCTTATATTATCTGTCTAGACGATGATCGCCCAGCCTTGTATGACCGCATTAACCGACGGGTGGACCTCATGGTTGAGCAGGGCTTATTAGAAGAAGCTAAATGGCTCTATGATAACCATCCTGAGGTTCAGGCGGCTAAGGGGATTGGCTACAAGGAGCTCTTTCCTTATTTTAAGGGAGAGCAAAGTTTAGAAGAGGCTCTAGAGCAGCTCAAGCAAAACACGCGCCGCTTTGCCAAGCGCCAGTTGACCTGGTTTCGCAATCGGATGACGGTCCATTTTTACCAGATAGGAGAAGAAGGCTTCAAGGAGCGGGTTCTTCAAGATATAGAAAGATTTTTAGATGATAGAAACTGA
- the rnz gene encoding ribonuclease Z → MEIQFLGTGAGQPSKSRNVSSLALKLLDEINEVWLFDCGEGTQNRILETSIRPRKVSKIFITHLHGDHIFGLPGFLSSRAFQANEEQTDLEIYGPVGIKSFVLTSLRVSGSRLPYQIHFHEFDEGSLGKIMETDKFTVYAETLDHTIFCVGYRIMQKDLEGTLDADKLKAAGVPFGPLFGQVKNGQDVTLEDGTQIIAADYISAPRPGKVITILGDTRKTNASVRLAVNADVLVHESTYGKGDEKIARKHGHSTNMQAAEVAREAGAKRLLLNHISARFLSKDVSQLRKDAATIFDKVHVVKDLEEVEI, encoded by the coding sequence ATGGAAATTCAATTTTTAGGAACGGGTGCGGGACAACCGTCCAAATCTCGTAATGTCTCTAGTCTAGCTCTCAAACTCCTGGATGAAATCAATGAAGTTTGGCTCTTTGACTGTGGGGAAGGGACGCAGAACCGAATCTTAGAAACCAGCATCCGTCCTCGAAAGGTTAGCAAGATTTTTATTACCCATCTTCACGGGGATCATATTTTTGGCTTGCCAGGTTTCCTCTCTAGCCGAGCTTTTCAGGCCAATGAAGAGCAGACCGATCTAGAGATTTATGGCCCAGTTGGGATCAAGTCTTTTGTCTTGACTAGTCTTCGGGTTTCTGGCTCTCGTCTCCCATACCAGATCCATTTTCATGAGTTTGATGAAGGTTCACTTGGGAAAATCATGGAGACAGACAAATTCACAGTCTATGCCGAGACCTTGGACCATACCATCTTCTGTGTGGGCTACCGCATCATGCAGAAAGACCTGGAAGGAACGCTCGACGCAGATAAGCTCAAAGCGGCAGGGGTTCCATTTGGACCGCTCTTTGGCCAGGTTAAAAATGGACAGGACGTTACATTAGAGGATGGCACCCAGATCATTGCTGCGGACTACATTTCAGCTCCTCGACCTGGTAAGGTCATCACGATCCTAGGCGACACACGTAAGACCAATGCCAGTGTCAGACTCGCGGTCAATGCCGATGTCCTCGTTCACGAGTCCACCTATGGCAAGGGCGATGAGAAGATTGCTCGGAAGCACGGACACTCGACTAACATGCAGGCGGCAGAAGTGGCGCGTGAAGCAGGGGCCAAACGCCTTCTTCTCAACCATATCAGCGCCCGCTTCCTTTCCAAGGACGTCAGCCAATTGCGCAAGGATGCCGCAACTATTTTTGACAAGGTCCATGTGGTCAAGGACCTAGAAGAAGTGGAGATCTAA